In the Trichoderma atroviride chromosome 4, complete sequence genome, GAGCCCTTTGTTCAATACAGGCAGCGGGCATGTGAGGTTGCTGCCTAATATGCCCTACGGCTGTCATCCAAACTCAAtacaggcagcagcagcagcagcagcagcagcagtcgtAGGACAAACTGCCATGGCGttgccatcttccagctgcccTAATGGTGACACTTCCAAAAATAAGCGGACATCAGGGATGTCTCGTACTTTTCTTTGTACGATATACACTTAGCCACCTGGCTAGCGTCTTCTGACGGCCACGATGAGGGATCgctccatggctgctgacTGTGTCTAGTTGAATGTAGTCCATCGGAAGATCCAACGGCGGCGGATCAGGCTAACGCCGAGTACATTGAGCAAACGCCGGGAGCGCCTATTTAGACCGCCCattgaggaagagaaaaaaggtgTTGCACGcagtgagagagagaggaaaacaAATGGACACCCCTCTCTAAGATGGCAAGTTTACGTATCAGAAAAAGTCTCCGAACAAAGGTGGGCTGTTGGTTCGTGCGCGATTGGGCcatctttttgtcttctATTGGCTCATTTTCTAGCAAATAGCGAAGAGGCATGCACCTTGAGGGTAGATCccctcttgtttctctttaTACTCTCGATGCCGGGGGTGAATGGTTTGAGTTGGGTCTCTGAGAGAATTGAGAGTTGGAGACATGGTTCCACTTTCGGTGCAAACTTATTGATGTCAAAGAAATACTGCATCACATGAGCTTTTTATCGCTTGAGCTGGTTTTTGGTGAGCACATGTTGAGTGCATTAGTAGATGGGGCTACCCTGAAGCCTGTTTgacgctttttttctcaaggGGGCGATTTCGAAATGAGATTTGCGTATTTGTAGCTCTGGACGCGTATGACGTTTGTAGTCTGCATGCCTAAGATGATTTTGGGGCGAGATGTAGAGGGATCTTACAATGGATGTTGGCTCCATCATACCATTCTACACTTAGTGAAACTCGAAGGATCTAGTTGTACTTGTAGATATCCCTCGTGACAAAAGTAGACCACAATGCTTCTTAGAAGATAGTTGTTGATTCCAAAGCAGTTCGCCATGTGTATTTCACGAAGCAGAGGGATGAGGAGTAGATCCATCACTCAATGCTGAGTCAGGGGAAACGCATCTTGACCTACCATTACTCGTAAACACTGTAAGTTTGTGAATCAGATTCATGAAAGACAAGAGATTAAAGAGGAAAAGTTGAGCATATTTTTGTAGTATTTCCAACTATTTATCATAATATTTCCAACTGAACCCAAATGACACGCAAAATCTAAATACCTGATATCATGACCTCATGAATCATTCGATTTGCTCGCTTCAATCAAATCGCCAACCATAAGACTTTCATACCAGCAACATCTGTTCTCCAAAGAGCAAATCgaaaacgaagaagaaaattaatccaagaaaagaagaagaagaagaagatgaagaagaagaaaaacaaggacCCAAGCAACAGAGGGGATATCAGAACGACGAATAGATGAAAGTTTGCacacattttttttttctttctttcgcAAAGAGACACCTCGATAAAAATAATCCTTCACATAGCGTTCCTGTCCGCAAACGgatcgtcttcgtcctcttcctctgacTGGTAGGAATCCTGCCTCTCCTGCACTGCCGGTCGCGGGTTCGAAGGCAGCGGCGGTGGAATAGGGGGTGCTGAAAAGGCCGGCTTGGCAGATGGCCGGGGCGGCGGAGTCTGTCTTGGTGAGGAGTTGATGCTCAGGCCGGCGATGTCAGGGTGCTCGGCTCGGGTTGGGGAGGTGGTAccgtctttggcggcctgttcttcttttcctttcaagGCGGCCACTGTTTTACGAATGAAGTCGGTTAGATCAGTCCAGAGAGGATGAAATGAAGGGAAAAATATGTTAGGTTAGGTGAGAAATCAGTTCTTACTTCGGTATAAGTGAGCTTGTTCGGCGAGTTCGTCGTCAGAGTCACTGTCAGCGTCGACAGACTGGTCTAGCTGCTCAAATGTCATGAGAGCGTGAACCAATTCATCGTTGGCATGGAGGAGAGGGCCAAGCCACTGTTCGTGATCGACATGATGAATCTAGTATCCACGGGTGGTTAGCAAGCAGACAATTTAAATAGTATACTCCTCTCTCCAGCAGGAATGACATATTTTTGAAAGTGAATATCTGGTGACATACGTAGCGCAACACCTTCCTACGGAGCAGCTTGCAGGATTCAAATCTCTCCACAGCCAGGTTATTTTCAGAAATTCGCTCCTTCTCACGGTTAATGGTCTGCAGCACGTTGCCCAGGTTTGTAGCTGCTAGCGACGACTCGGCGATGACAGacttcatctgctccttttctgcttctagATTAaacggcttcttcttgcccttggacttgccgctgctgctcttcttcttcttgtcggagctagaagagctgctgccgaATATGGATCCGCCGCTGGACAGGGACAGCGAGGACGCCTGTTGGTGTTTGAGCGAGTTGACTGCCGATCCTTCGCGGCTATGCGCCGAACGGTTAtgggacgacgacgacggtcCAGCGGCGTGGGAAGGCTTGGGCGAAGTCGgctcgtcgtcctcttcgtcgcCAAAGGGGTTCTCCGTCTCCTTCAACACCTTTGACCTCTCCTGCGTGACGCCAACCTTGCGCTTCGGCAGCTCCTTGTGC is a window encoding:
- a CDS encoding uncharacterized protein (antiSMASH:Cluster_4.5~BUSCO:EOG092D2KHQ) → MFQPKKPYSAVTVTIETLTSEAYQEDDVGGIPDLVEVITIQASGPTEAARAIRKKLKYGNVHRQIRALVLLDGLIQNAGPRFQRTFADEPLLERLRVCGTSDLSDPEVRKKCRELFSSWSQYSSTPGLERIARLHKELPKRKVGVTQERSKVLKETENPFGDEEDDEPTSPKPSHAAGPSSSSHNRSAHSREGSAVNSLKHQQASSLSLSSGGSIFGSSSSSSDKKKKSSSGKSKGKKKPFNLEAEKEQMKSVIAESSLAATNLGNVLQTINREKERISENNLAVERFESCKLLRRKVLRYIHHVDHEQWLGPLLHANDELVHALMTFEQLDQSVDADSDSDDELAEQAHLYRMAALKGKEEQAAKDGTTSPTRAEHPDIAGLSINSSPRQTPPPRPSAKPAFSAPPIPPPLPSNPRPAVQERQDSYQSEEEDEDDPFADRNAM